The stretch of DNA ACGGCGTCGTCAACCGCGCGGCAGAAACCATACACCGCCGCCAGCGCCTCCCGCTTGCGCGGCGGCAGAAAAAAGAACGCCGGCGCGAAGCTGGAGGGGCGTTCGGGGCCGGCGTTTCCGTTCATCAGAATGTCGTGATGTTTTTGTTGTTGTCAAACGTGAAGCCTTTGGTGCCGCCCTTCCTGGTAAACACAAGCTGAAACTTGTTCGGCATGGTGGGATTGAACTTGACGGTATATGGCATGTTGGTTTTGTTGGGGTCTTCCATGCCCATGGAGGCCCAGCTGGTGGTGAACAGATGGGTGTTGGCATAATACTTGGTTTCAGCCATCCATATAGCCTCGGCGTGTTTTTTGCCGACGGCGAAGGCGGCTTTTTCAGGGTCCCTCATGCCGGAAATAACCACAGACGACAACACGGCGATGATAATGACCACAATTATCAGCTCCACCATGGAAAACCCCCCGCCGGACAG from Elusimicrobiales bacterium encodes:
- a CDS encoding prepilin-type N-terminal cleavage/methylation domain-containing protein — translated: MECHRPYALCRGIMTMPRVSLPPARRRRLSGGGFSMVELIIVVIIIAVLSSVVISGMRDPEKAAFAVGKKHAEAIWMAETKYYANTHLFTTSWASMGMEDPNKTNMPYTVKFNPTMPNKFQLVFTRKGGTKGFTFDNNKNITTF